A stretch of DNA from Telopea speciosissima isolate NSW1024214 ecotype Mountain lineage chromosome 5, Tspe_v1, whole genome shotgun sequence:
catccatttccttcttctttttttcccccattttaAATAACTATAGTGAAGAGCTTGTATGTTTTCAACTCTATTTACATAGTGCAAAGGTTTTATTTATATTCCCAGTATTTCCTATCCTTGAAATTGGATCAGCAGTTGATTTGGATCAAAACCGATCTAGACAGATCTCGATCCAAACCATTCCAGAGTAGATGATTCATGAAGATTTTCTATGGTTCAGGTAGAATCTAACTAATTCCGATCTATTCTAGATCGATTTCGGCTGATTCCAACTGATTTGAAATCAAATCACATCAAAATCAATTGAACCTGATTCTAGGGGAGGACATCCAATTAAGGGTGCTTCATATAAACCGAAATCATTTATCAAAGCCAAACTGAACAACTTAAAATGGAAACTATCAAACCATTTCATAAATGGTTATGTTCTGCTTTGAATTAGTGCAATTCGATTTTAAACTATTTAACCATCGGATTTGAACAATTAAACCGGACACGACTATTTACACCAAGTTTTTACATTTTGGTAAGTGCACTTAGAATTTAGAACATatatgcaaatatgcaatcaagAAAAGAGTTTTGAAACCAAAACTGTTTAAGAACATTAATAAATTGTTGAAGAAATGTTTACGAGTTTATTACTTCAAACCGGTAGCAAAACTGAGCCCGAagcatttaaaataaaaaaaccaaaactattTACAAACCACAAAAATCGAAATTGTTTAATAGATGTGTTGCGGGTAAAAAAACTAGCCACAAGGTCGACTAAAGATAGTCCCACATCAATGTGTTTAATCGATACATCTCATTATGTTGTTTGCTCTGAGCTGCCACTGAAGCTAGCTTAATATTGCCTTCACGGTTGAAAAAGACTTAAAGAAGGATTGAGGGCTCCAATCTTTATAAGGGCCACAATCTCGTTTTGACTCACTGATGTAGGATTATCTATAGTCACATTGAGCCCAGTTTTTTAACCACAACAAAGGCCACCTCTAGTGAAAGAAAGAGCTAGGCGTGTCAAAATTGGGATCGACCTAACCAAACCACACCATAAACTAAAGTAATCTGACACCAAATCGGATCAAAACTCAGaccaaaatcgaaaccgaaccgatCTACCTTGATAAGAACTCGAAACCTAAAATGGGTTTTTCCCATAGTTTTGTATAAATATGTGTGTTAAACCAAACCTAAATAGAAGAAACCAAtacaacccaaaaccaaactaaaACTGAGCCAAAGCTTCcttattggtttgtttcatattcATCATTCCCATACTGAAACCGACTCAACTAGAATTGAAAACGACCCAAACAAACCGATTACACCCCTAAAAAGAAGGTGTTTCTAGATTTTACTAATCCACCAAAGATAACTTAATGTAACACTCATGAGAGAGTGAGGACTTCAATTCTTATAAGGATCGCGGTCTTCCCATCACTCACCGATATTGGACTATCCGAACCTGAAATCGAGACCGTTTAATctgaaaccaaaccgtttaccACCCTTAGCCGCCCCGAGCTGCACTTGTGGCCTCATCTGATTGCTGCATCGTGTGCTACTACTTTCACTAACACGAGATGCTGGATGCTATAAAGGATATACCAGAAAGATACCGACCATACAATCGAATTGTTCGGTGACGTAACGGGTGGGGTTTGAATGTAATATATcttacaaaaatataaaaaatcgaGTTGACACGAAGCCAGGTTTAGTAACTTATAATTTGTTGAAGAGGAAAGAAGGCGGAAGCCGTGTAGTCCTCACATACGATTATCAATTCTCAGTCACAGACGCGAAGTTTGgagctttttctttctctccttgtCGTACCAGGAATCAGATGGATTTGCCTATAAAACCTATTTCTATTGAATTTGTTTTCGATCTAACTCTTCTGTTGTCGAGAGATTTCTACTCCACAGCTTCTGCTCTTCACAGGAACTCAATTACGTAGTTTCGGCCTTGTTTCTAACAGATACAACAAAGATGGGTAAACGTAAGTGATtctgtttcaaaattttattttttctgtcatgtttatattgtttcattctgtttttttttttttcttcttttgtgtgtgtggaTTACGTGAATTCGTGTTTCCATTCCCGTTTTACTATTAAAATTAGGATGAAATTAATGTTAATATAGAACTAAGTACGATGGTTTGATGCTTCCTTTGTCGCCGTACTTTGAGAAACATCGAAAGCCCTCATTCAGTTTAAGCTCCTTAGCCTGAACCAAGTAATCACATTTGATTTTGGGTAGCTTGAATAGTTTAATTtcaaatttacccaaaaaaagagaaaaaaatagtttGGTTTCAagtggttgttgatgaattATTTCACTTCTATACGGGTGGGTTATCGATTTtaacattttctctctctccccttttgattttgtccATGCAGGTAGTAGTCGTGGTAAGAATGCTTCGATGTTTGACAGTGAAGATGATGATTCTGCTAGTTCCTCATCGCTAGCCATGTCAGACCTGACGGTTTCGGAGAATGAAGATTTGGACAGTAAAGCGCAAGGTGGTGGCACCAAAGTATTAGATGAAAGTGTAGATGCTTTATATGAAAAGAGGTATTTGATGCTTACTCTGAAGGGCATAAACCGAATGGTTTATTACTGATCATTTATAACCTAGTTTTACTTTGACACATGGTGTGAATTGAGTTGGTATCCCAAAATCTTTATGGTGTATCCCAAtatcttttattgttttaaCATTTGTTACATCTTAATAATGAATTAGCACCTTAAGCTGAACTTGAATGTTAAATGTTGCTTTGATTTTTGATAAAGGGGATCCACAAGAGAGAATGCCTTGTCTGTGATTGTTGAAGCTTTTACCAACAAGCTACAGTATCAATTTGTGGAGAAAAAGTAAGTACTTTGGACTTCATCCTAATCTATGCATCTGAACTTCAAATCAGTTCTACACTTGGTGCTTCAAATATAATTCTATGAATGCATAAGCATCTCTTACCATTTCAGACAAGATTTTGTGTGCATTCACACATGCTTGCTTTACTCGTATAGTTTTGAtcatagtttgagaactcgtgagatcttgccgagtttctcggtttttggaaaagccgagacaaaactgcctacgagtctcaaaagtgcaatatctcggcaagatctcggttttgacccattattttaacccacctaccacttaaataccttacctaattggacaaaactcgacatatctcggcgagatctcggatctcgggttgacccaaagttgaggcttcgagttgaaaaaaaaaaaatgcaccaattcggcgagatctcgactcgtctcggtttttcatagagtcgagttggtaccggGACCCGAattttagtaccttggttttGATTGCTATGATGGGTTCTTGCAGTTGTGTTACTCTACTTCATCCTTGCATCAATTCCATCAAAAAGGGATCAAGCAAAGAGATATCTTTAGCTTCACATGCCATTGGTTAGTCGTCTTAACCCTTCTATGTAGACCATTTATTTCATCTTGTTCGTTCTGAAATTCTCATTCTGTATTTGGTTTGTAGGATTGCTGGCTCTGACGGTTGGTTGCGGGGATAGTGCGGCTGAAATTTTGGAAGAGTCAATTCCTTGTCTTTCTCAAGCTCTAAAATCTGGTTCCGAATCAACTAAGATGTCATCTGTATGTATGATATGGGAAAGttggtaaatttttttattctagaGAACAATTTCAATGCATGATCTACTGTTTTTTGTTTAATGTGCATGCATTAATGCAGGTATTGGACTGTTTAGCTATTATCACTTTTGTTGGTGGAGATGACCCTGAATTGACTGAAAGATCAATGCAAATTATGTGGCAGATAATTCATCCAAAGTCAGGTCCCAATGTAAGTATAAATTTCGTATGTTCAGGATGACTATGAAGTATTCCCTTCATTTTATTATGTAGTGATATGGAATTTACAGGTTTGCACTTGTGGCATTCTATCGTTTGACATTCTTTGTATAATGAAAAgtgtattttattttgttttacgTATCAGGTGAGTGCAAGTAAGACTACACCTGCTGTGTTGACAGCTGCAATATCTGCTTGGTCATTTCTTCTTACAACCGTGAAAGAATGCAATTTAAATTCTAAGAATTGGCAAGAGTGAGTGAACTTTGAGCCTCCACTTGTTTTCTCGTTCAATAAGTATCTCTGAGATGAGGCTTTTATGGTTTTGCGATTGATGCAGCTCAATTTCTTACTTTTCGAGTCTACTGGACAAAGATGATCGATCTGTTCGCATTGCGGCTGGTGAAGCATTAGCTCTTATTTTTGAGATAGGACAAATAGATAAATCATCTGGTGAAGACAGGGGTTCTAGTGATAGCTCAGTTCATGAAGGGAATAATTCCGGAGAAAGATATGCTTACGTACAAGGATTGAGGGGGAAAATCCTAAGTCAAGTGAGAAACCTCTCTGTGGAGGCAGGTGGTAAAGGTTCAACTAAGAAACATCTTGGCAGTCAACGTAACTTGTTTCGTGATATTGTCGAATTTCTTGAGGTATGCTTTATTCTCAACATATTAATATTTCAATGTTGACCTTGGCCAGtataatgaaaaaacaaaatgaatacCAGGACGGTTACTGCCCAGAAACTTCAGTAAAGATTGGTGGAGATTTAGTAAACACATCAACATGGTCACAATTGATACAGGTACTTCTTTTGCCTTTTGCAATTCCTCTTAGCCTATGAAGTTCTGGACCTTTTTGAAGCTTTCCATTGTTTCTGTTGTCGacagttaaattttttgaagcGTTTCCTGGGAGATGGATTTCCCAAACATATGCAAGTGAGTGTCCATCCCCCTTCCCTCTCAGGACTAAATTTTTTCCAATACAAACTGCTATAATCTTTCATGTTCTGTTTATGAGCTTGTCTTTCTGATTTTAGCTTTTTAAATGTATTCTTTGTTATTTAAACAGGAAAATGAGCTGCTCCACGATGTCTTTGAGTTCACACCAAAGAAAAGACAAGTTTCAGCCAATGAACAGCCTCTGACCAGTGGTCAAAAGGTTGGCCTTTGTACATAATGTGATTATTTGCTTCTGATTTTTGGATGCATTCTTTGCTGTCATGATCTAACCTCCAGCATTACCTAGGCTAAGATTTTCTTGTGCGACTGCCGGATTACTAAATGGGTGCTGCAGGTTGTGGTTCCTGAGCTTAACCTAATCTATAATATGGTGGCTTTGGATGCCTGCATAAAGGAAAATTAAGAACATGTTAGTAAAAGCTAAGAGCTCAAGTAATCCTATTCACGAGGTTCGATTTATGGTTATATATATAGTAAACCTAAAATTGAACCCCGTGAATAGGATTACTTCACCAATGCAAGTGTGTGATCTCCTCAGCAGCCAATGCATACTCCCCTCATCTGTCTCCTAGACGTCCCTACCCTACTTACTTCCCCTATGTATAATGCAAGCTGGGCATAGAAATATGAGGGTACTAAGGGCAATAGACGTGGAAGCATATCTCAGTTAGGTGTGCTCCTGTTTCAACTAATTGGGATGCAGAAAGGGTAACACCTAGTATGATGAGTGCCTGATACGTCTACTGGAATGTCATCACCGTGGTAATTGGTAAATATATGGGTTCTTTATCCCATCTGTATTTATTTAAAACCCTTAGAGCAGTGCTCTTGCCTCTTTATGTGGCAATATTATGGAATGCACCAATGGTTTAATTTGTCCTGTATGTAAATTTTTGGAGTGATTCTAACTGGGATTCATCTGGAAAATATTCTTTACCTTACTATTCTTCATTACTTCCATGGTTCTGACATCTTAAACTGATTGAGTTGGCATAACTGCACTAATAATGGTGGGCTTCTAGGTGACACAAAATTTGATGTACTCCTTCAGTTTGGCTTCAGTAGTAGATATGACCCACTGTGCATTTGTTGGCTATGTTCTACCAAAGAAGTGGCCTGCTGATTGAACAATACTTACTGTAAATTTTAGTTGGTTTTTGGTACTTTAGCTTTGGAGATGTAACATGCTTCCAAAACTCCAATGTTTCACAAGTTGGGGAGAAAATTGAAACAATTTCTCTTGAAAGAGCATGTCGCATGAACATActaggctctctctctctctctctctcttttctttttctccttggatttcTGCTTTTGCGAGGCATCAAAATTTCTGCTATTCTTATTAAACTTGtgctttctttcctctttttcatTATAGCATCTTCAAAATGATGGGACTAATGTTTGCATCTTTTACCCTGTTTACAGAGAATGTTCAAGTCACCAAATTCTGTCTACAACAAGGCCAGGACTCAATTTCTGAACAAGCAGCGTCAGTTATCTCAGGTAATTTCTTCTGATAAACCCATAGTATGAGAATGCGTAATCAGCTGCTGCGTGTCATCATCATTGTGCAGAAGCAGCAGGTCAGCTTAATAGCTGAGCATCACCCTGGAGATATTCATGACTAAATTTTAGTTGATATCCATGATCCTGAGTATTCCATTAATTGGATGATGTATACAGATCATGATGATGTTTTTAGGATTATTGGGTGGGATATTTTGTGTTATAGTTATTGACTTGAGAGCAGTGTTCCTGAGCATCCCTACCCGAACCCATTCCATGATATTGTTAACATTGGCAGTTCACTTGGGGTCAAAGTGGGACATGTCCACGTCATCATCTATCCATGATTCAAAAATTCAGGTCAATCTGACATCGCCATGTGTCGTAAATTTTTAAGAGTAGTTTCAGAAGTCTATAAAGTGAAAACATAAACCCAACAGGAACTTTGTTCCCAATATAGGTTGCATTTTCAGGGCCTTACCCAGGTGGTAAAGAATCAATTATAAATATGTTAATGAAGTTTAATTTATTGTGGCATTTCCAGCTTACTCATCCATGTCAAAATTTCTGATAATTTTTTGCAGGATAGGAATGCTGGGCACTTTACAGTTGGTGGTGGGAGTGAAGAGGCCTAAATGCAATTTGCACAAATTCTAGTTGATGATGTCTTCAGGACTGGAAATTGCAATATTTTAAATCATATATATGATTCCCCCTTTTTATGATTTTGACAGACTAGTTCAAATTTCTGGAAAAGCAAATTAAGGACCAAGATTTCCTTCATCTACAGTGAATAGAGGATCTCTTCATCCATCACTTTTGGTGGTTGTAAGGGACTCCTAAAACAATGTCAAGGGGATTACAgtagggaaagaagaaattatgACATTCTAGTGATCGGATGAAACTTTCTCCAAAAGCAGAAGTATATTTAATTAGTTTGTATTCATATAAAGAACATTCTAATTCAGTACTGAATGGAATTAATATCAAGTCTGGGTCGATTGAAGCATGTCCTTGTCATTTTGTTCATGCAGTCATGCAATCCTGGAGGACCTGAACATCTTACCAATGCCACTTTCAATGGAAATGCATGCCCATTACAGAAATTTGTAATCTCATGTAACAACATGGATCTTGAATTCCCAGTAACTTGGTTGGGCCTATCTGATGATGGATTCATTCTTAGTAATTTTGTGGAAGAGGGAACGGACGCATATCCCACCCACTACTATTTAGGGCACAAGAGGGGCACTTTCGAAAGTATAAAGAGTATGTGTCTGCATCAGATGGGCTCAAAGCCAAATTTGCACTTCCTAATTTTCCAAATACAAAGGAACCGATGGAAATGTGATGGAATGTCATTAAGAGTGTATAAGTAATCTTTTCCGTTCATTTATGTAAttcgtacaaaaaaaaaattcaattatgTAATAAGTTTGAATctagagagattttttttatgtttttaaagaAAAAGGCTGGGTATGTTAGCTGTATACCGTAAACTAGCACTCTCCTTTTGACAGGTAAAAGAATCATTTCGAAATGGGGGGGGTTGGTGTTGAAGGgaagagagacagacacataAAGTGTTAGCTTAGGGTATATTGCCAGCTTACCCATCGTCTCccattttaaaataaaagaaagcaaaagTTTCTATGCATGGTCATGGACGTCAGATGAGGGGACAAATAGGGATTCAAATGATCAatccccaccaccacccccaccaccccccccccccaaaaaaaaattttttttttggtcaaacgCACACGCTAATTCAAAATGGCCAATCGCCCTATTTGACACATCTTTGTCCATTTCCAAAAACTACCCGTGCACGAACCACAAAAGAGAATCTTGGTTTTAAAAGATCgatagttttccttcacctaatTTAATGGAGGAATCTTTCACCAATAGGCATTTTAGACCTCCAACATATAGGCAAGATAAGTTATTCTGATCGTGATAGGTTATTATGATGGTAGATTCGTGGGTAGacaatgaagaaaaacttttcCCCAAAAATTATGAAAGGAAAACAGAACACCATCTGGTAGCATGGCTCGTGCCCCTTTTccccaaaaattataaaagggaaaaagaacatcaCCTGGTAACAACCGTAGGATGACTCGTGCTCATAAATAGGAGCATATGAAAGTACCACGTTACATGACCATCTCTTGctctgaaaaaaaataagagaaatgtTTTCTACCCGAATAAAATCATCCAGTCCCCTCATAGGGGTgtgaaatgacgacttaaccccCTGCCCCAACACACTGCCCAAaagaggttaagtcgtcattttgCGCTCTCTATGAGGGGATTGGACGGTCCTATTCAGGCAAGGAACATGACAGGATAAAAAGTCATTTTCCCCCTTGCACCCAGACAAATGGGGGAGCAAAATGACTGACAGCCTTGTCGATACCACTGTGTGAGCTCCCATTGGCTCCCATGCACAAAGGAGATGTTCCCCAATCCCCATAGAAAACTGTTGCAGTGTTGCCCTTAAAAAATAAGGGACGATTTCTTGGATCTACTTAGATTAGAAAAAGAATTATAAGATCCCGgcaattttcccaaaaataactctTTTTGAAGAAAATTCTTATACACGGTAGTTCATTTGTTTATACAATTGAGCTGAGCCATCAAAAATCTGAAGCCGGATCAGATCAAAGACCATCGAACGGCAAACAATGAACGGGCGTACATGAGGGACAGAATCTTAGGCGCACACTATCATGAACACACACAGAGGTTACTACAGACGACGGAGTGGATGGAAACTGGAAACAGTTTCCCAATGGTTAGTTCAGTTAATCGGTTTTGGAAAATAATGTGAACAGATCGAATTGGATCGTCTATGTATCCGGAGAGACAGATACGGTTTGTTCGATTTCTTCGTCTTCGGAGGCGGGAAGAAGGATGAGGAGATTATCCATTGTTGCTGTCGGATAATGTAATAAAAACCCCCATTAATTGCATAACCCATCTTTAAAACCGCTTCAGGCCTCTGAAACCAACtccatttcttttgtttcttctgcaaGAGAGAGCTGGGTTGGAAAAGGGTTCGCTTGTTTTAGAACTTTGTAGCAAATCGGTCTGTCTCTTAGGGAGGCTTCTTTGATCGTTGTAGAACCAAAAGGGAGTGATTCTCATACTGCTTCTTTCGGGAGATCTATGATTTCAACAGGTtacctctttctccttccttcaatttgaattaCTATTTTAAAGAGCTCTCTTAGCCCCTTTTTTCTGAACAAATTCACATGTAGTTGTTGTTATAGTTTCATGCTCTCTTAGCCCCTTTTTCTGAACAAATTCACATGTAGTTGTAGTTATAGTTTCATGGTAGATTAATCAGGGGAAAAATTAGTGAGAATACCCCCATCCCCATGTCAGtttaaaaaagggcatacccagtgcacgaggctcccgccactgcggggtctggagagggtcataatgtattcAGCCTtaccctgctttcacagagaggttgtttccagactctaaccaaattaaaacaaacaaagGTGTCATCTTTATCAATATTGTTATTACTTACATGTGCACAGGAGCAGAGCATATACTGGGATGACAGGGATGAACTGTGAAGGATCTACTCAAGCTAACAAGAGGACTTCCCCAGAGGCACCTCCATTGCCTGATTTAGCGACTTCCAATTATCATCGGAAGGCATTGGTGGTAAATGGAGTACCATTAAGGGGATACACCTGTGTTCTGGTGGAAACTCGGGAGTTGTGGAAACATCTCTTCAGTGAAGGTTATAGAGCAGATGTTTCTATTCATACTGAAAACAGTGGTGTCATTAATGCACATGCTAGCATTCTTGTGAGTTCCTCCTCTTTCTATCTTCAGCAGTTTACTTTGAAGAATAAAGCTACTTTTGTTCAGTTCTGTGATGGAAAAAACTAATGAAATATGTTATGTTCTCTTACTAGAAATGAAATGATTTTGAAGCCCCTTAAGTCTGGAATCCTTATCTTTGTTTCCCTTTTCAATGGAATCAGAAGAAAAAAGATTGTGGATGTGTTGGTAGTCTAGAGTCTTTGTCAACCTATCACTCTTACTTTATAAGAAAAGCTAATTTTTTGTGCTTGTGGCATTTGCCAGAAAGTGCCAACCCCATCCGTCACACTCTTTCAAGGGAGCAAACAAACTCTTGGAATTGCCTGTCCATAGAATTCCCTCACCATTATTGAACTCCCCTATCATTTTCATGCACTTCTACAACGAAATATTTTCCATGACAATCTATTCTGTTCTGGTATATTTTGCAATTTGCCTAAAGGGTAGCTAAAGGGGCTTTGGAGTCTGGATTATAAAGCATCTTAGGCTTTAGTTCAGGGAGAGCTTTCAatgatgttttttcttttacagATAGTtggaatgaaaaaaataagTTGGCAATGTTGGATTTACCACTTGACTATTGTTTAGTTCTTATGCAAATTATCTTTCAATCCTATAATGTGAGGAGATTAATTTGGTGGATGAATAATATCAAAAAGTCAGTCCACGTAGATTTATGCATCCTTTTAGGCATAAATATCTTGCTCCTCTATTGTACTCCTTGTTCCATTAGTGGTCAAGATCAGCTAATGAGATGATAGATGATCTCCCCAAGTAAAGGTTGTTAGACTGATATAAGTTATTGTACCAGATAACTTTAAATCTTTGACTGTATTATTCATGTTATCTTTATGTAGTTTTGGATGAAGCTTGGTCTTGGGCGCCTCTTTTTTGTGAGCTATAGTGTTGTACTCCTatttcttccccctccccctaatAACGATTGTCGTTGATTAAAAGCTTATCAAGAAGCACCAAATACTGAATCTGAGTGTTGTATACATATACTAGTTGTGAATGATTATCAATCTCGGAATTCAATCAGTTCAGCCCCCTTGAAATCTCTGTAGACCATTGGTTGGACTGCTTGTGTCTAGTCTGATAAGCATAATGAGCACTGGTCCTTATGCATATTAAATAGAACTGTATGATTATAGCTATTCCATTACTCTATATAAGTGTTGAAACAAATGAGACTTAAATCAACTTAATGGGATGTGTACCCAGGGTGTGGCTTCTCCTGTGATGAAGAGAATGTTAAACCATTCGGAAGGCCGTGGTTGTCGGCAATCAATCTCCATCAAGGGTGTTCTGCATGAGGCAGTCCAAGTCTTCATTCGCTTCTTGTATTCTTCCTGGTAtatcttttgtaatttcttctgcCAGTTTCCACCTTATTTTAACGTATTGTTGGCTGCACAGGACTATGATATTAGATCAAATGAGCAGGCAACTACGATTTGAAGCACTCTATCATGCTCAGTGGATTTGAACTTACCATATAGATCAAATGTATTGGTGACTAGGAATTGAAGCATTTTATTTGATCAACTcatattgatttgattttgacattcCTTAGTTTGAACACCACTTCTGGTACTGAGTCTCTGATATTGTTGATCTTGTAGTGTGCGTCTATTACCAGTTTAAAATTCTTTTATTGCAAACCAAACCATGATGATATGTTCTAGGAATTTATGTGCATACTATCATGGTAGTGGCATCAACAGTAATAATAATTTGGTGATGAAAAAATGTAACAGCAATTTTACTTATTAACTAATAGTGCTagttttcttcctcctccacaccccccccccaaaaaaaagaagtatgtTGACTGTTATTGTTGGTTTTTGCTGTTTATAATTATTACTGCTGCAGTACTAAATCGTATAGTAATATGTTTCACTTGTAGCTATGAACAAGAAGAGATGACCAAATATGGCTTGCATTTGTTGGTGTTGTCACATGCTTTTGTGGTTCCCCAACTGAAGAAAGATTGTGAGTGGCAACTAGAGCACAATTTGCTTACAACAGAGAATGTATTTGACATCTTACAGCTTTCACTTCTCTGTGATGCACCTCGACTTAGCCTCTTTTGTCACCGTCTGATCCTAAAGAGCTTCGAGGTTGTTTCTACAACTGAAGGATGGAGGGTGATGAAGCAAAGCCACCCCAGGCTTGTAATGGAACTGTTAGAGTCAGTTGTCGAACCTAATTCGGTGAGAACTTTCTTCTAATGTACCATGGTGGCTGTCCTTTATTATAGTTTCTAATGTCAAAACCTTCTGATTTTCTTtcagaa
This window harbors:
- the LOC122662459 gene encoding interferon-related developmental regulator 1, giving the protein MGKRSSRGKNASMFDSEDDDSASSSSLAMSDLTVSENEDLDSKAQGGGTKVLDESVDALYEKRGSTRENALSVIVEAFTNKLQYQFVEKNCVTLLHPCINSIKKGSSKEISLASHAIGLLALTVGCGDSAAEILEESIPCLSQALKSGSESTKMSSVLDCLAIITFVGGDDPELTERSMQIMWQIIHPKSGPNVSASKTTPAVLTAAISAWSFLLTTVKECNLNSKNWQDSISYFSSLLDKDDRSVRIAAGEALALIFEIGQIDKSSGEDRGSSDSSVHEGNNSGERYAYVQGLRGKILSQVRNLSVEAGGKGSTKKHLGSQRNLFRDIVEFLEDGYCPETSVKIGGDLVNTSTWSQLIQLNFLKRFLGDGFPKHMQENELLHDVFEFTPKKRQVSANEQPLTSGQKRMFKSPNSVYNKARTQFLNKQRQLSQDRNAGHFTVGGGSEEA
- the LOC122661066 gene encoding BTB/POZ and TAZ domain-containing protein 4-like — encoded protein: MTGMNCEGSTQANKRTSPEAPPLPDLATSNYHRKALVVNGVPLRGYTCVLVETRELWKHLFSEGYRADVSIHTENSGVINAHASILGVASPVMKRMLNHSEGRGCRQSISIKGVLHEAVQVFIRFLYSSCYEQEEMTKYGLHLLVLSHAFVVPQLKKDCEWQLEHNLLTTENVFDILQLSLLCDAPRLSLFCHRLILKSFEVVSTTEGWRVMKQSHPRLVMELLESVVEPNSKKQERTRKLPDKNMYLQLYEAMEALVHICKDGCRTIGPHDKVLKGDQAPCSLAACRGLELLIRHFAGCKMRVPGGCIHCKRMWQFLELHSHLCARPDVCRVPLCRKFKERFLQQTKKDNMKCEILAKKILTTKSNPRAPFFSLTNVVCA